Proteins from a genomic interval of Ktedonobacteraceae bacterium:
- a CDS encoding PQQ-binding-like beta-propeller repeat protein: protein MSYPRLRSVVLLSAFLIMLLLASAPSAFARSLHSNFPLGCPSITSFTPSSGAPGTPVTLTGCGFTGSTSVTFHGVVASFVVNSDTQITATVPVGATSGVIAVYTPTKTVKSPGKFIVLKASASITLSPTVGPPTSSITVTGSGFSKNKAVDVYFDTSDEALAGTDGQGAFSITITVPADAVPGTHTVSAVQRYTGLTAQASFLVQTNWDEFGYNLQHSGTNPYENVLNPSNVSGLGLDWTAATGDDVASVPAVVNGVVYVGSYDDNLYAFNAQTGAELWKAATGSLVLSSPAVANGVVYAGSYDGNLYAFNAVHGSLLWKAPVGTSIASSPAIANGVVYVGSIDGNLYAFNAQTGSELWFAATGNSIYSSPAVANGVVYIGSSDDNLYAYALPIQHRAQPPARPNPAQLHPNLKLRPQS, encoded by the coding sequence ATGTCTTACCCACGCCTGCGTTCTGTTGTCCTGCTGAGCGCTTTCTTGATCATGCTGCTGCTGGCAAGTGCTCCCAGCGCTTTCGCCAGAAGCCTGCACAGTAATTTTCCGCTGGGCTGTCCTTCGATTACCAGCTTCACACCCAGCAGTGGAGCGCCCGGAACCCCAGTCACGCTGACCGGTTGTGGCTTTACTGGCTCGACCAGCGTTACCTTTCACGGCGTTGTGGCCAGTTTCGTCGTCAATTCGGACACCCAGATCACGGCCACGGTGCCCGTTGGGGCCACCAGCGGCGTGATCGCCGTTTACACCCCCACGAAGACCGTCAAGAGTCCTGGCAAGTTCATCGTGCTGAAGGCCTCGGCCTCGATCACGCTCTCGCCGACCGTTGGCCCGCCGACCAGTTCGATCACCGTGACCGGTAGTGGCTTCAGCAAGAATAAGGCGGTCGATGTCTACTTCGACACCTCTGACGAAGCGCTAGCAGGGACCGACGGCCAGGGGGCGTTCTCCATCACCATCACCGTGCCTGCTGATGCCGTACCCGGCACGCACACGGTGAGCGCGGTGCAGCGCTACACGGGACTCACGGCCCAGGCCTCGTTCCTGGTGCAGACCAACTGGGACGAGTTCGGCTACAACCTCCAGCACAGCGGCACCAATCCCTACGAAAACGTCCTCAACCCCTCCAACGTCTCCGGTCTGGGCCTCGACTGGACTGCTGCGACCGGAGATGACGTCGCCTCCGTGCCGGCTGTGGTCAACGGGGTGGTCTATGTCGGCTCCTATGATGACAACCTGTATGCCTTTAACGCTCAAACGGGAGCCGAGCTATGGAAGGCCGCAACTGGCAGTCTCGTCCTCTCCTCGCCGGCGGTGGCCAACGGGGTGGTCTATGCCGGCTCCTATGATGGCAACCTGTACGCCTTTAATGCAGTGCATGGTTCCCTGTTGTGGAAAGCCCCGGTCGGCACTTCCATCGCCTCCTCACCCGCCATAGCTAACGGGGTGGTCTATGTCGGCTCAATAGATGGCAACCTCTATGCGTTCAATGCACAGACGGGAAGCGAGTTATGGTTCGCCGCGACCGGCAATAGCATCTACTCCTCACCGGCTGTGGCCAACGGGGTGGTCTATATTGGCTCGTCGGATGACAACCTGTATGCCTATGCCTTGCCAATCCAGCATCGCGCGCAGCCTCCGGCTCGACCTAATCCCGCGCAGTTGCATCCCAACCTGAAGCTTCGTCCGCAGTCCTGA
- a CDS encoding TldD/PmbA family protein, whose translation MYADESKVRSLLNTILGYSRAEQTEVLYFGTESALTRFANNHIHQNVAESNHELHVRAVVGKRTGVATTNRLDDESLRRVTEQALGIARISPENPEFRSLPGPGPIIAAPAYSQRTAQYSPEERARNVGIIVQLAKERGLEAAGAFSTDTTEVAVANSLGIFAYEPRTEAECHAVVMADAQGSGYTQRLATDASTIDFEAMAREAVQKAERSRNPIDFPLGEYPVVLDTYAVADMLQNLVFMGLSALAVQEERSFMNGQFGKQIASPLVTIYDDGHDPAGLPQAFDYEGVPKQRVDMIDHGIATAVVYDSFTAFRQGKTDTGHAMPAPNPWGPMPMHTMMEAGDASLEELIRGIERGIYVTRFHYTNTVHPVKTLFTGMTRDGTFLIEHGELSSPLKNFRFTQSILDALRDVQAIGRERIQCRDYIPVLAPALRIARFNFTGVTSS comes from the coding sequence ATGTATGCCGATGAGTCAAAAGTGCGTTCCTTGCTCAATACAATTCTCGGCTATTCAAGGGCCGAACAGACCGAAGTACTCTATTTTGGCACGGAGAGCGCCCTGACGCGCTTCGCCAACAACCATATTCATCAAAATGTGGCCGAGAGCAACCATGAACTGCATGTGCGTGCTGTCGTGGGCAAAAGAACGGGAGTCGCCACAACCAATCGCCTGGACGACGAATCGCTGCGCCGCGTTACGGAGCAGGCCCTGGGAATTGCGCGTATCTCGCCCGAAAATCCAGAATTTCGTTCGCTGCCCGGCCCGGGGCCTATCATTGCCGCGCCAGCATACAGCCAGCGCACCGCTCAATATAGTCCCGAAGAACGCGCCCGCAACGTCGGAATCATCGTGCAACTGGCGAAGGAACGCGGCCTGGAAGCCGCCGGAGCCTTTTCGACTGATACCACCGAAGTGGCGGTCGCGAACTCGCTGGGCATTTTTGCCTATGAGCCGCGTACCGAGGCCGAGTGCCACGCCGTCGTGATGGCCGACGCCCAGGGTTCGGGCTATACGCAGCGTCTCGCAACCGATGCCTCGACCATCGACTTCGAGGCCATGGCGCGTGAGGCGGTGCAAAAGGCCGAGCGCAGCCGCAATCCCATCGATTTTCCGCTGGGCGAATACCCGGTCGTGCTCGATACTTATGCCGTCGCGGATATGCTGCAAAACCTGGTCTTCATGGGCCTTTCCGCCCTGGCCGTCCAGGAGGAGCGCAGCTTTATGAACGGTCAGTTCGGCAAGCAGATTGCCAGTCCGCTGGTAACGATCTACGATGATGGGCATGATCCGGCAGGCTTGCCGCAGGCATTCGACTACGAAGGCGTACCGAAGCAGCGTGTGGATATGATCGATCATGGCATTGCCACCGCCGTCGTCTACGATTCGTTCACCGCTTTTCGCCAGGGAAAGACCGACACCGGCCATGCCATGCCCGCGCCCAATCCCTGGGGGCCAATGCCCATGCACACAATGATGGAAGCGGGCGATGCAAGCCTTGAGGAACTGATAAGGGGTATCGAACGCGGCATCTATGTCACGCGCTTCCACTACACCAACACCGTACACCCGGTCAAAACGCTCTTCACCGGCATGACGCGCGATGGCACTTTTTTGATCGAACACGGCGAACTGAGCAGCCCCTTGAAGAATTTTCGCTTCACACAAAGCATTCTCGATGCCCTGCGCGACGTGCAGGCCATAGGCCGCGAGCGCATCCAGTGCCGCGATTACATTCCGGTGCTGGCTCCCGCCCTGCGCATCGCACGCTTTAACTTTACAGGCGTTACGAGTTCATAA